From Dethiobacter alkaliphilus AHT 1, one genomic window encodes:
- a CDS encoding zinc-ribbon domain containing protein, giving the protein MYTDKTLECRDCKEDFIFTTGEQEFYAEKGFENEPARCPSCRSARKQRNSGGERRMYAVTCSDCGVETEVPFNPTNDRPVYCRNCFQNR; this is encoded by the coding sequence ATGTACACGGACAAAACACTGGAATGTCGTGACTGCAAAGAGGATTTCATCTTTACAACAGGGGAACAGGAGTTTTATGCGGAAAAAGGTTTTGAAAATGAGCCGGCCCGCTGCCCGTCCTGCCGCTCTGCCCGTAAACAGCGCAATAGCGGTGGAGAACGGCGCATGTATGCTGTGACCTGTTCCGATTGCGGCGTGGAAACAGAAGTGCCCTTTAATCCCACCAACGACCGCCCGGTTTATTGCCGCAACTGCTTCCAGAACCGTTAA
- a CDS encoding acyltransferase, whose product MKRKITRHQVPGPKNSLYYWTSYVNPLRVCFNFAVIFMCRFIPSLRLKNFLYRMVGIKIGKDVSVGLMVMFDVFFPQLITVGDNSVIGYNTTILAHEFMVRQWATGEVVIGRDVMIGANSTVLAGVTVGDEATVSAHSLVNHDIMPATFVGGVPAKEIPVSEPLEEEQNNTNLHNLKKRSSV is encoded by the coding sequence ATGAAGAGAAAAATTACCAGGCATCAGGTTCCCGGACCGAAAAATTCGCTGTACTACTGGACAAGTTATGTTAATCCCCTGCGGGTCTGCTTTAATTTCGCCGTAATCTTTATGTGCCGTTTCATTCCCTCATTGCGTCTGAAAAATTTCCTCTACCGCATGGTGGGGATAAAAATCGGCAAGGATGTATCGGTGGGGTTAATGGTAATGTTTGATGTGTTTTTTCCCCAGCTCATAACGGTGGGTGATAACAGTGTTATCGGCTACAACACCACAATTTTGGCCCATGAGTTTATGGTGCGCCAGTGGGCCACCGGAGAAGTGGTCATCGGCCGCGATGTAATGATTGGAGCCAACAGCACCGTACTGGCCGGTGTTACCGTGGGCGATGAAGCCACCGTTTCGGCACATTCTTTGGTGAATCATGATATCATGCCCGCCACCTTTGTGGGCGGTGTGCCGGCAAAAGAGATCCCGGTCTCAGAGCCCTTAGAGGAAGAGCAAAATAACACAAACCTTCATAATTTAAAAAAACGGAGCAGCGTTTAG
- a CDS encoding DUF1540 domain-containing protein translates to MERAHKDSSPITRVKCVVDSCEYWDNGNQCLASAIEIQPPQASDTQDTDCATFKPK, encoded by the coding sequence ATGGAGCGCGCCCATAAAGATTCATCCCCCATTACAAGGGTAAAATGTGTGGTTGACAGTTGCGAATACTGGGACAACGGTAACCAATGCCTGGCATCAGCCATTGAAATCCAACCACCACAAGCCTCAGATACACAGGACACAGACTGCGCAACTTTCAAGCCCAAATAA
- a CDS encoding L-2-amino-thiazoline-4-carboxylic acid hydrolase, with protein MSKQEVSEITKAYRAAIADRATWFYLLLQAAEEKGVNTDELAQKAIWQFGVEKGKRLGEIKNAADFAAALQSGYGCGAFAMEALEVSPTASRLRFHHCELVETWRKRGLSEKEVSRLCRLARWGDLGMVSNFTGMTLEFPSVIADGDDYCELCVRYEEN; from the coding sequence GTGAGTAAACAGGAAGTATCAGAGATTACCAAAGCGTATCGGGCAGCCATAGCCGACCGGGCCACCTGGTTTTACCTTTTACTGCAGGCTGCAGAAGAGAAGGGCGTAAATACCGATGAATTGGCACAAAAAGCTATTTGGCAGTTTGGTGTGGAGAAAGGAAAACGGCTTGGGGAAATTAAAAATGCAGCTGATTTTGCAGCCGCATTGCAAAGTGGGTATGGCTGCGGGGCGTTTGCCATGGAAGCCCTAGAAGTGAGTCCCACAGCCAGCAGGTTGCGCTTTCATCATTGTGAACTGGTGGAGACGTGGCGTAAAAGAGGCTTGTCTGAGAAGGAGGTTTCCCGGCTTTGCCGTCTGGCCCGGTGGGGTGATTTGGGCATGGTCAGTAATTTTACCGGAATGACTTTGGAATTTCCCAGTGTGATTGCCGATGGCGATGATTATTGTGAGCTGTGCGTCCGCTACGAGGAAAATTAA
- a CDS encoding DUF2975 domain-containing protein has product MSTDFAVERYRKLAKILRVLSQVGYWGSALVVLILLPLAIYISTAQNIAFGWGTMEYFNLGLTDGVIRYNLSLAEQSTDPGVSRTVVAGILYSVVVYSAVYGLVLFFLSGVLKSVEKGTPFIRQNARRLTSIGIVFIVGSVFAGVTQAAAAYAIIQALDLAALSVNYSVNSNMILTGLLMLILSGVFRYGAYLQEEYDATL; this is encoded by the coding sequence ATGTCTACGGATTTTGCCGTTGAGAGGTACAGAAAGCTGGCTAAAATACTGCGGGTGCTGTCACAAGTAGGGTACTGGGGTTCTGCTTTGGTGGTGCTGATTTTGCTACCCTTGGCAATTTACATTTCAACAGCCCAGAATATTGCCTTTGGCTGGGGTACAATGGAATATTTTAACCTGGGGCTTACAGACGGGGTAATTCGTTATAACCTTAGTTTGGCAGAACAGAGTACCGACCCTGGAGTCAGTCGAACTGTTGTGGCAGGAATATTATACTCAGTTGTTGTTTACAGTGCGGTATATGGGCTGGTTTTATTTTTTCTCAGTGGTGTGCTTAAATCTGTGGAGAAAGGGACGCCCTTTATCAGGCAAAACGCCCGCAGGCTTACTTCTATAGGAATAGTTTTTATCGTGGGTTCGGTATTTGCCGGGGTAACCCAAGCTGCGGCTGCCTACGCAATAATTCAGGCACTGGATCTTGCCGCGCTTTCTGTTAACTATTCCGTCAATAGCAATATGATTTTAACTGGGCTGTTAATGCTCATTCTGTCAGGTGTTTTCCGCTATGGCGCGTACCTGCAGGAAGAGTATGACGCTACACTTTAG
- a CDS encoding ABC transporter ATP-binding protein, with product MISVKGLTKTYKNGKGIFDLTFSVNEGEVFGYLGPNGSGKTTTIRQLMGFTNADKGTCTINGMDTRTQAKEIQKSLGYLPGEIAFFDEMSGTQFLQFMNDMRGVKDNTRKKQLIERFDLETDRKIRKMSKGMKQKAGLIAAFMHDPCVYILDEPTSGLDPLMQKTFIELILEERSRGKTVLMSSHSFEEIERTSDRAGVIREGKLVAVEDVHSLKASQRKAFLVTVASPADVDRLKVSELEIGKITGNQVEVYISSEYDRFIGVLADCHVKGLDVISQSLEQVFMKYYGQEVQ from the coding sequence ATGATTTCTGTTAAAGGGTTGACGAAGACCTACAAAAACGGCAAAGGGATATTTGATTTAACCTTTTCTGTAAACGAGGGGGAAGTTTTTGGCTACCTGGGCCCTAACGGTTCGGGTAAAACCACTACCATACGGCAGCTGATGGGCTTTACCAATGCAGATAAAGGTACCTGCACCATTAATGGTATGGATACCCGTACCCAAGCTAAAGAGATTCAGAAATCACTGGGCTATCTGCCCGGGGAAATCGCTTTTTTTGATGAGATGTCCGGCACACAGTTTTTGCAGTTTATGAATGATATGCGTGGCGTTAAAGATAACACCCGCAAAAAACAGTTGATCGAGCGCTTCGATTTGGAAACGGACCGTAAAATCCGCAAAATGTCCAAAGGCATGAAGCAAAAGGCAGGTCTCATTGCTGCTTTTATGCACGACCCCTGTGTCTACATCCTGGATGAACCCACCAGCGGGCTGGATCCTTTAATGCAAAAAACCTTCATTGAATTGATCCTGGAAGAAAGGAGCCGGGGCAAAACCGTCCTAATGTCCTCCCATAGCTTCGAGGAAATCGAGCGAACCTCCGACCGTGCCGGTGTAATCCGTGAGGGCAAGTTGGTGGCGGTGGAAGATGTCCACTCCCTTAAGGCTTCCCAGCGCAAAGCTTTTCTGGTTACGGTGGCCTCCCCGGCAGATGTGGACCGGCTAAAAGTCAGTGAGTTGGAAATCGGGAAAATCACCGGTAACCAGGTTGAAGTTTATATCAGCAGCGAATACGACCGCTTCATTGGCGTCCTGGCCGATTGCCATGTAAAAGGGCTTGATGTTATTTCCCAAAGTCTGGAGCAGGTCTTTATGAAGTACTATGGCCAGGAGGTGCAGTAA
- a CDS encoding symporter small accessory protein has translation MLGMVDAWVSAAWILSVGSAVGCVVYGAMHWNYEDEE, from the coding sequence ATGTTAGGTATGGTAGATGCCTGGGTATCGGCAGCCTGGATCCTTTCTGTCGGCTCCGCTGTAGGTTGTGTTGTGTATGGGGCAATGCACTGGAATTACGAGGACGAGGAGTAA
- a CDS encoding ABC transporter permease codes for MQDVIKLQIWQLGAAYIFILLLMAIVRIKGIPREKEIIIATLRMILQLVLTGYVLVYLFENPSPLLTVLVITVMLAFAINNIMKRVKVALSQKIKKVIAFSMAIGTLASLLYFLLVVIALSPWYEPRYFIPIAGMIIGNSMTGITLGVSRLVEGMQSQKQLVEAALMLGATPKTAAKPIVNGAFDSAIVPTINSMVGMGIVFLPGMMTGQILSGVSPLTAIEYQIAIMLGIVGSVALTVILFVELGYKTFFNEEQQLDL; via the coding sequence ATGCAGGACGTAATTAAACTGCAAATCTGGCAGTTAGGGGCAGCCTACATCTTTATCCTCCTGTTAATGGCCATTGTCCGTATTAAAGGTATTCCCCGGGAAAAAGAAATTATCATTGCCACATTACGCATGATTTTGCAGCTAGTCCTCACCGGATACGTTCTTGTCTATCTCTTTGAAAATCCCAGCCCTTTATTAACGGTACTGGTAATCACGGTAATGCTGGCCTTTGCCATCAATAATATCATGAAGCGGGTCAAAGTTGCCCTGTCGCAAAAAATAAAAAAGGTTATTGCTTTTTCCATGGCCATTGGGACATTGGCCAGCCTGCTTTATTTTCTCCTTGTGGTTATAGCCCTTTCCCCCTGGTATGAACCGCGCTACTTTATCCCCATCGCCGGCATGATTATCGGCAACTCCATGACCGGTATCACCCTGGGGGTAAGCCGACTGGTGGAAGGCATGCAATCCCAAAAGCAATTGGTGGAAGCGGCCCTGATGCTGGGCGCCACCCCCAAAACGGCAGCCAAACCCATCGTAAACGGCGCCTTCGATTCCGCCATTGTCCCCACCATAAATTCCATGGTGGGCATGGGCATCGTCTTTCTCCCCGGCATGATGACCGGACAGATCCTCTCCGGCGTCTCCCCCCTAACCGCCATCGAATACCAGATTGCCATTATGCTGGGCATCGTAGGCAGCGTAGCCCTCACCGTCATCCTCTTTGTGGAACTAGGCTACAAAACATTCTTCAACGAAGAACAACAACTGGACCTCTGA
- a CDS encoding helix-turn-helix domain-containing protein encodes MAIILRLDRMLADRKMQLSELADRIGISVVNLSNIKTGKVKAIRFSTLNLICRELNCQPGDILEYQPDSEGA; translated from the coding sequence ATGGCCATTATTCTCAGACTTGACAGAATGTTGGCAGACAGGAAGATGCAATTGAGCGAACTGGCCGACAGAATTGGCATCAGTGTTGTCAACCTTTCAAACATTAAGACCGGCAAGGTAAAAGCGATTCGCTTTTCCACACTGAACTTAATCTGCAGAGAGCTTAATTGTCAGCCGGGGGATATCCTGGAATATCAACCGGACAGCGAGGGGGCTTGA
- a CDS encoding class I SAM-dependent methyltransferase, with protein sequence MFYETLARYYDDIFPSEPAKLTFLHREFQVVRANSVLDLACGTGTYSIELALLGYKAWGTDLEPGMIEQARTKAQQFGVDASFAVGDMRKPQSLGQKFDGLFCIGNSLAHLTGRKELQETLQAMYGVLETPGVAVFQIVNFDRILARGDTDLPLIEREHLRFTRTYRPQSENKLIFDSVLELKMDDGSVKRLDNSVELRPIRQQDLKNDMEAAGFTDVKTFGNFKRDKYISHDSPATVMVARH encoded by the coding sequence ATGTTTTATGAAACATTGGCCCGTTATTATGATGATATTTTCCCGTCCGAACCTGCTAAGCTGACTTTTTTACACCGTGAGTTTCAGGTGGTTAGGGCAAATTCGGTACTGGATTTAGCCTGTGGAACTGGGACATATTCCATAGAGTTGGCGCTGTTGGGGTATAAAGCCTGGGGGACAGATTTAGAACCGGGTATGATTGAGCAGGCAAGGACAAAAGCGCAACAATTCGGCGTGGATGCCTCTTTTGCTGTGGGGGATATGCGCAAGCCGCAATCATTGGGACAGAAGTTTGATGGCCTGTTTTGTATTGGCAACTCGCTTGCGCACCTTACGGGCAGAAAGGAACTGCAGGAAACACTGCAGGCAATGTATGGCGTACTTGAGACACCCGGGGTGGCCGTTTTTCAGATTGTAAATTTTGACCGTATTCTGGCCCGGGGTGATACAGATTTGCCGCTTATTGAGCGCGAGCATTTACGTTTTACCCGCACATATCGCCCGCAAAGTGAAAATAAGCTAATTTTTGATTCCGTGCTGGAGCTGAAAATGGATGATGGTTCGGTAAAACGCCTGGATAACAGTGTAGAACTTCGACCTATCCGTCAGCAGGATTTAAAAAATGACATGGAAGCTGCCGGGTTTACTGACGTTAAAACCTTTGGCAACTTTAAGCGTGATAAGTATATTAGCCACGATTCGCCGGCTACAGTGATGGTGGCCAGGCACTAA
- a CDS encoding sodium:solute symporter family protein encodes MNITTLTIVILIYLAIMTGLMALGYKKTKTDADYMVAGRSMHPWVMALSYGAAFISTSAIIGFGGAAGLFGFSLLWLTVLTIFVGIFIAFAVFGVRIRRMSCNLNCDTFPSMLGTRFQSKGLTAYAGLLIFLLMPAYTSAILIGGARFLQDALAMPFNISLLILAVLVGIYVVSGGLRGVMYTDAFFAVVMLIGMAALLLSTYNAVGGIIPGHTGLSALASMVPEALTEQGHRGWTAMPAVGSSIWWTVISTMVLGVGIGVLAQPQLTMRFMTVKQPKSIYQAILVGGIFIFFMTGTAFIVGPLSNLYFVQNQGQIALQVAEGNMDRIIPIFVSQIMPNWFLYFFMLSLLSAAVSTLVSLLHVQGAAFARDLVDTLGAGKLVPQFGTRHWAKAGVLVSLLAAVVLAYVLPAGVIARATAFWFGICAAAFLPTLTAALYWPAATKAGALASTISGSLISGLGYVLLKEQEAVAIGLVSRLFDRATLLPFPWTHIDPLIYALPISAVVLVVVSLVTQKPAAQHLKDTFDKVA; translated from the coding sequence ATGAATATTACTACTTTAACCATTGTCATTTTGATCTACCTGGCAATTATGACCGGACTTATGGCTCTGGGATACAAAAAAACCAAAACCGATGCAGATTATATGGTGGCGGGACGCAGTATGCATCCCTGGGTAATGGCCCTGTCTTACGGCGCAGCGTTTATCTCTACCTCCGCCATTATTGGCTTTGGCGGTGCTGCCGGCCTGTTTGGCTTTTCTTTGCTCTGGCTCACCGTGTTAACAATCTTTGTTGGAATCTTTATTGCTTTTGCAGTTTTTGGCGTGCGCATTCGCCGTATGTCCTGTAACTTAAACTGTGATACATTTCCCTCCATGCTGGGTACCAGGTTTCAGTCCAAAGGGCTGACCGCTTACGCAGGACTTTTAATCTTTCTTTTAATGCCGGCCTACACCAGCGCAATTCTCATTGGCGGAGCCCGCTTTCTCCAGGACGCCCTGGCCATGCCCTTTAACATCAGCCTGCTGATTCTGGCTGTATTGGTGGGTATCTATGTGGTAAGCGGCGGCCTGCGCGGTGTAATGTATACCGATGCCTTTTTTGCCGTAGTCATGCTCATTGGCATGGCGGCACTGCTTTTAAGCACATACAACGCAGTGGGGGGCATTATCCCCGGGCACACCGGCCTCTCCGCCCTGGCCTCCATGGTGCCGGAAGCGTTAACCGAACAGGGACACCGGGGATGGACCGCTATGCCCGCCGTTGGCTCCAGTATCTGGTGGACCGTTATTTCCACCATGGTGCTGGGAGTTGGCATTGGTGTTCTGGCCCAACCACAGCTGACCATGCGTTTTATGACGGTAAAGCAGCCCAAATCAATTTACCAGGCAATTTTGGTGGGCGGCATATTTATCTTCTTTATGACCGGCACAGCCTTTATTGTGGGACCGCTTAGCAACCTCTATTTCGTACAAAACCAGGGGCAGATTGCCCTGCAGGTTGCAGAAGGCAACATGGACCGCATCATACCCATCTTCGTTTCACAGATTATGCCTAACTGGTTCCTCTATTTCTTTATGCTCTCTCTCTTATCCGCCGCAGTGTCAACCCTGGTCTCCCTTCTCCACGTCCAGGGCGCAGCCTTTGCCCGGGATTTGGTAGACACCTTGGGGGCCGGCAAACTCGTTCCGCAGTTTGGCACCAGGCACTGGGCCAAAGCAGGCGTTCTGGTATCCCTTTTGGCCGCCGTGGTACTGGCCTATGTTCTGCCGGCGGGCGTAATAGCCCGTGCCACCGCATTCTGGTTTGGCATCTGTGCCGCTGCATTTCTGCCTACATTGACCGCAGCGCTGTACTGGCCCGCCGCCACCAAAGCCGGCGCCCTGGCCAGCACGATTTCCGGCAGCCTCATCAGCGGACTGGGCTACGTTCTCCTCAAAGAACAGGAAGCGGTGGCCATCGGCCTTGTATCACGACTCTTTGACCGTGCCACCCTGCTGCCGTTTCCCTGGACCCATATCGACCCGCTGATTTATGCACTACCTATCAGTGCAGTGGTACTGGTCGTTGTCTCCCTTGTTACTCAAAAACCTGCTGCTCAGCATTTAAAAGATACGTTTGATAAAGTAGCCTAA
- a CDS encoding ABC transporter ATP-binding protein, which yields MFTFNNIRYKDILEIEDLLIPVNKVTCIVGESGSGKTTLLRLLNKMISPDEGEIFFHDTPLTNIPAVDLRRRVVMLSQVPVIFPGTIEDNLQAGLSFSEKPLAEEQKLREALLLVHLNKDLAGEADKLSGGEKQRLCLARMMLMEPEVMLLDEPSGALDEDTEELIINSLVNFARDHNKTLIMVTHSKNVARQYAQQIIEVRSGKIIRQEEVAGNAGRN from the coding sequence ATGTTTACATTCAATAACATACGTTACAAAGACATTTTAGAAATCGAAGACTTACTTATTCCCGTTAACAAGGTCACCTGCATTGTGGGTGAAAGCGGCAGCGGCAAGACCACACTTTTGCGCCTGCTTAATAAAATGATCAGCCCTGATGAGGGAGAAATATTTTTCCATGACACGCCGTTAACAAATATTCCTGCAGTGGACTTACGTCGGCGTGTTGTTATGCTGTCGCAGGTTCCGGTAATTTTTCCCGGAACAATTGAAGATAATCTGCAGGCGGGGCTAAGCTTTTCAGAAAAGCCTTTAGCAGAGGAGCAAAAACTCAGGGAAGCTCTATTACTGGTACACTTAAACAAAGACCTGGCGGGCGAGGCGGACAAGCTGTCCGGAGGCGAAAAACAACGATTATGCCTGGCCAGAATGATGCTAATGGAACCGGAGGTAATGCTTTTGGACGAACCCTCCGGAGCACTGGATGAAGATACTGAGGAGCTAATCATCAACAGCCTGGTTAACTTCGCCCGGGACCACAATAAAACGCTGATTATGGTCACCCATTCTAAAAATGTGGCCCGTCAATATGCACAACAGATCATTGAGGTGCGCTCAGGAAAAATCATCAGGCAGGAGGAGGTGGCAGGTAATGCAGGACGTAATTAA
- a CDS encoding geranylgeranylglyceryl/heptaprenylglyceryl phosphate synthase, with amino-acid sequence MHVRKTLEQIITFRPAHLTLIDPAKQPADRAGEVAATADELGTDGFLIGGSSGINQANLSATVNAVKKVTEKPVIFFPGQDKAYSLTFDATLFISLLNSRNVRYVVGVHAESAMLIKQLNIEVLPTGYLVIAPGMSVGEVGEANLIDRDDQWTVCGYAAAAQLMGFKYLYLESGSGSPVSVPPEMVKAVKDTVEMPVIVGGGIRTAAVARQLLEAGADILVTGTVVERHEYKQRLSEILAVLQR; translated from the coding sequence ATGCATGTCCGTAAAACTTTGGAGCAAATTATCACATTTCGTCCGGCGCATCTTACTCTAATTGATCCGGCCAAGCAGCCGGCGGACAGAGCGGGCGAAGTTGCCGCCACCGCAGATGAGTTGGGAACAGACGGATTTTTAATCGGCGGCTCCAGCGGCATTAATCAGGCTAATTTATCCGCCACCGTAAATGCAGTGAAAAAAGTTACGGAAAAACCGGTGATATTTTTCCCCGGACAGGATAAAGCATATAGCTTAACATTTGATGCCACGCTCTTTATTTCATTATTAAATTCACGCAATGTCCGTTATGTTGTGGGCGTGCATGCTGAAAGTGCCATGTTGATTAAGCAGTTAAATATTGAGGTGCTGCCCACCGGTTATCTTGTTATCGCACCGGGCATGAGTGTGGGCGAAGTGGGAGAGGCAAACCTCATCGACCGGGATGACCAATGGACAGTCTGCGGCTATGCCGCTGCAGCTCAACTAATGGGCTTTAAGTATCTTTATCTGGAAAGCGGCAGCGGTTCACCGGTCTCGGTTCCGCCGGAAATGGTCAAAGCGGTAAAAGACACGGTGGAGATGCCGGTTATTGTGGGCGGAGGTATTCGCACCGCTGCGGTGGCCCGGCAGCTTTTGGAGGCAGGGGCCGATATTTTGGTGACGGGCACAGTTGTGGAGAGGCATGAATATAAGCAGCGTTTATCTGAAATCCTGGCGGTGCTGCAGCGATGA
- a CDS encoding LiaF domain-containing protein: MTTDKSRTLWGIIVIAAGIVLLLNNLDFTDINIFRYWPVLLILWGLNALFTGSRNLAGQGISVFAIIVGAILLANNLGYTDIRLGDILRLFFPILIILIGISLFMGRSVSGKTTSAIMGGVERGKKNTWHLENGSYLAFMGGIELDLRHAIIPEGETFLDLTAIMGGIEIRVPADLPVEADGFAVLGGVEFFGEGSGGIIGSARYSPEDKKDNTKILKIQSRAVMGGIDIKRV, encoded by the coding sequence ATGACAACGGACAAGTCAAGAACATTATGGGGCATTATCGTCATCGCCGCCGGTATCGTACTGCTACTTAACAACCTGGATTTTACAGACATTAATATATTCAGGTACTGGCCGGTTTTGCTGATTCTCTGGGGTTTAAACGCACTCTTTACCGGCAGCCGTAACCTGGCCGGCCAGGGCATCTCCGTCTTTGCCATCATCGTTGGCGCCATTCTTTTAGCCAACAACCTGGGATACACCGACATCAGACTGGGAGACATACTGCGACTCTTCTTCCCCATACTGATTATTCTCATTGGCATCAGCCTTTTTATGGGACGCTCCGTTTCCGGAAAAACCACCTCTGCCATTATGGGTGGTGTGGAACGAGGCAAGAAAAACACCTGGCACCTGGAAAACGGTTCCTACCTGGCATTTATGGGCGGCATTGAGTTAGATCTGAGGCATGCCATTATTCCCGAAGGAGAAACTTTCCTGGATCTCACCGCCATCATGGGCGGCATCGAAATCCGGGTTCCCGCCGACCTGCCGGTGGAAGCCGACGGATTTGCCGTATTAGGCGGAGTGGAGTTTTTTGGTGAAGGCAGCGGCGGCATAATCGGCTCAGCCCGCTACTCCCCCGAGGACAAGAAAGACAACACCAAAATCTTAAAAATTCAGTCCCGGGCCGTTATGGGCGGGATAGACATTAAAAGAGTATAG
- a CDS encoding TetR/AcrR family transcriptional regulator, translating into MDGYEKRTQQKKEAILAAARELFFANGPSATSIAEIADMANVSQVTIYNYFGSKDRLVHLVMEQYMQEKLAEMEELVARDIPFPEKIEKLLFAKKESAKEIEDRGFLQFISMEDPELREMLDEFTQSKTLPAVLRLIKQGQEQGYVNPGISAKGVLLFIEGARATMERPGFFDEDNEKLRREIAELVFYGLLGKGNH; encoded by the coding sequence ATGGATGGATACGAAAAGCGCACGCAGCAAAAAAAAGAAGCTATACTGGCCGCTGCCCGGGAACTGTTTTTTGCCAACGGGCCAAGTGCCACAAGTATTGCCGAAATTGCCGATATGGCCAATGTTTCTCAGGTGACGATATATAACTATTTTGGCAGCAAGGATCGTTTGGTGCATCTGGTAATGGAGCAGTATATGCAGGAAAAGCTGGCTGAGATGGAAGAATTGGTGGCCAGGGACATTCCTTTTCCGGAAAAAATAGAAAAACTACTGTTTGCTAAAAAAGAATCGGCCAAAGAAATAGAAGACAGAGGTTTTTTACAGTTTATCTCCATGGAAGATCCTGAGCTAAGGGAAATGTTGGATGAATTTACGCAAAGCAAGACTTTGCCAGCTGTGCTCAGGCTTATAAAGCAAGGACAGGAGCAGGGGTACGTAAACCCCGGTATCTCTGCAAAGGGTGTGCTGCTTTTTATTGAAGGAGCCAGAGCAACTATGGAACGTCCGGGGTTCTTTGACGAAGACAATGAAAAGCTACGCAGGGAGATTGCCGAGTTGGTGTTTTATGGGTTGCTGGGCAAGGGTAATCATTAA
- a CDS encoding manganese catalase family protein has protein sequence MFKHEKPMLHPVKVDAPNPQYAAMLQEQLGGSNGELKAGLQYIAQSFRIKDQEIKDLFLDIGAEELSHMEMVATMINMLNGHDLEADAMSGGSIQAHVLGGLAPLYTDASGFPWTGVYVNCTGDLPADILSNIAAEQRAKVVYEYLYRQINDKGVRETIDFLLNREEAHNALFREALNKVQNDGSNKDFGVTEDSRLYFDLSTPGKFFEHPFPTPPSFANPNQAPMQ, from the coding sequence ATGTTTAAGCATGAAAAGCCCATGCTTCATCCGGTTAAGGTAGATGCGCCCAACCCGCAATATGCGGCTATGCTGCAGGAGCAGCTGGGCGGTTCAAACGGTGAGTTAAAAGCCGGTTTGCAATACATCGCCCAAAGCTTCCGTATTAAGGACCAGGAAATTAAAGACCTGTTTTTGGATATCGGTGCTGAAGAACTGAGCCATATGGAAATGGTGGCCACCATGATTAATATGTTAAACGGCCATGATTTGGAAGCTGACGCCATGTCCGGCGGCAGTATCCAGGCTCATGTTCTGGGTGGGTTGGCTCCCCTTTATACCGACGCATCCGGCTTTCCCTGGACCGGGGTATACGTAAACTGCACCGGCGACCTGCCGGCAGATATTCTGTCCAACATCGCTGCGGAGCAAAGGGCTAAAGTCGTCTATGAGTACCTATACCGTCAGATTAATGACAAGGGTGTACGGGAAACTATTGATTTTCTTCTCAATCGGGAAGAGGCCCACAACGCCTTGTTCAGGGAAGCTTTGAATAAGGTGCAAAACGATGGATCCAACAAGGATTTCGGTGTCACGGAAGATTCACGCCTCTACTTTGACCTTTCCACACCAGGCAAGTTCTTTGAGCATCCCTTCCCCACTCCTCCATCGTTTGCCAACCCCAACCAGGCGCCGATGCAATAG